CATTGTGCACTGTGCACCTATTATTTTAAAGATGAATTTCATACATTTTCTGTACTTAATTTATGATcaaatcaaaatgaaaacattttttttatattttataaattttaattacaaaaaatttaatgtaatttCACTATATTAAATTGTTCTGGTACCTCGAAAATACTATTTAACACTTAAAGTTGAAGATAAAAACTATGATTGTATTTTTAGCATGTAATATGATAATTCCTTGTATTATTTGGGGACGAGGGATGTGCATTAGGGGTTTGTATACATCTTGTGCCAAATTAGAGTTAGTACTTAGTAGTACCAAATTAGAGTTTTGATTTATATTATTTGGCTGTTTGGttgattaaactaaaaaaaataaggcaaATACTAAATAGTGTTCTCGGGATACTTTTTAAACtcttaaataataagttttttataaaattttatggaaataCGTAAAatcaacgcattgaaaattggagtgtttaattttttgaataaaaaatttcttttaatagaatgcttaaaaaaTGCCCCGAGACActcaaaacccaaaaaataaaactactaGTACTTCATAAACCACACCCAATTAGACACTTGATGGGGACCACCATTTTCCAATTAAATAAGTGGGGTCTTGGTATTATGCTTTCATATTGCTCTTTGGAATTGGAGGATGAATGAATAAATTAATGCCGATTATGAATGGGAAATGGATCAAAGTCTAGATCCTAAACACTAACATCAATTTTTGAAGCATCGAAATTCGAACTCCGATTATaatacaaatttatattttcaaatcaATAAGTCTTatcattaaatcaaataaaatatgatgcGACATGTtaatttaatgataaaaaattaattttgtaataacttttttaaaatactcAAATATCTGACAAACGTAGGCACACAAGTAAGTCCGTCCCTGCTTACTACCTCTCAAATAAGTTTTATAGTTTTTGTGTATGTCACTATGCAATTATTTTAGATTACACAAAGAATATCCCCCTAAGGAATGAAAAGCATCATAGTGAATAAAATACAATAAGCTATTTGTTTGttccaattgtttttttattcaaatgaAGAAAGTTGTTTGCAAGTAGCTATAAGCTGATGGAATAAACGATTAAGAATCTTACCTAAAAAGAAAGGAGTActattataaatatatgcatGACATGTAAATTAATTCAGAAACATAGTGAGAATTAAAATGGATACAATTTATTTAGGATGGTTTGGTCTAGTAATTGGGTTTGTGTTATGGTGGTGGAATGAGTATTGGTATGTTTTTCCTCTCAAGTATCAATGCTCAAAATCAGCTACAAAATTGCCACCAGGTCACATGGGATTTCCTTTCATTGGAGAAATGATTAGTTTTCTTTGGTATTTCAAAATTGTTCGACGTCCAGATGATTTCATTAATGCTAAGAGACGCAAGTAAGTTTTAGGTTTTAGCCCTGTGTCAAGGGGATATCTTctaatttaaaatgaattactaaaaaaaattccctCTAATTATAGGTAACCTTTTTTCTATGGAAAAACCTTGTTAGTttctaaaattaataataaaattatttgtaacTGAGATACGTTAAGATTAACTAACTTCTTATATAAATTTGttaagtattttaaaataataatcatttttgaatattaatttattgttgttaAAAATTAGAGTTATCAAAACATACTACCTAATTTTAGATGGACCAGCTATAACatgctttaagttttatcaaaaGAACAAATATTCGATTAAATATTACCATACTAGTTTAGGCATGTTTAGAATTAATCTAAGTCGTGtcatgtgagtttaattaaattggtagggacattatattttatatgtatgagTTGAAGTTTTAATTTCAAATACTTCATTTATTCGCTTTAAATGTGAAATTCTAGTCAATAGGTtttctgacaaaaaaaaatctagttgATATTTCATGATTTTAGTGATCATTATACAATTTTAAGgtttaattagatttttttttgtccataaTAGTCTTTTTGAATGGCTTTGCTCACTAATTTAATGGTTAGAGTCATTCATTTTAAGTGCGGAGAAGTCGAAAATTTGAAGTTTGAAGGAAATCAAAGCCTTAATATATGAGGCGGTCTATTGACACCAATCATATATGTTTCCAACTTAGCGCGATGATATCTAGACTAATTTTGTGTAGAATGTGAATTTTAGTGATCAAAGTGTTGAATCATGTTTTGagaaatatttcaatttcaataactATGCATTcaaaaaatttgcttataaaaaaaaatacattaaaaaatttaagacaACTTCAACATTTATATAACCTAACCATATAATTCAATATCACACATTCACAAcataaaatttgtaaaaaaaaaaacataaaatttaaataacccATCGATGGAATTTCATATTGTTATGTTCATTCATTGTACTCATGTTAACCCATGTTTGTTGATAAACAATGAAACAGATATGGTGATGGAGATGGCATGTTTAGAACACACCTCTTTGGGGTACCATCAATCATAGTATACAATGCAAGCGTTCACAAATATGTGCTACATAAAGAGGACATATTCAAAGCAGATTGGCCCACTATTGAACTTATGGGCCGAACTTCAATGGCGGCTGTCCACGGAAAAGCCCATACACGAGTCCGTAGCTTTGTTACCAACGCCATCAATCGCCCTGAGGCCCTAAACCGCATTGCTGCTCATGTCCAACCACGCATGGTCATAGCTCTTCAATCATGGGCACAGTCGGGTAAAATCAATGCCCGGTTTGAAACTCAAAAggtatttatttatatcttaaTCTATATAAAATCCGTCATTTTAGTGTCTGCTATTAAAATATCAAAGactaaattgataatttttttataactagTTTAGGAACTACTATTGAAAAGGAAGTGAtaccatgttttttttttccccatTATTTTCTTGTCATTGATGTGGTCAGAAGTGATTTCTTCTCATTATTAAGCACTCAAGATgcttataaatattaaatgcaGTTGACATTTGACAACATTGGGAAATTATTCATGAGCATGGAGCCAGGCCCTTTACTACAATCTATGGATAAGCTCTATCAAGCCTTGCTTTTAGGAGTGAGAGCTTATCCAATTAACATTCCTGGTTTTGCATACCACCGTGCTCTTCAGGTACATATCTTAATTAACCTATAATATTGGACTTTATCtagaccaaaaatatatatattggacTTTATAACTAACATGTGTTCTTTAAATTATAGTGTAGAAAAAAGCTTGAGCACATTTTTTGGATGGAATTAgacaagagaaaaaataaaaataaggtggAAACAATTGATATAATGGATGGGTTGATACAAATTGAAGATGGTGAAAGTGACAAATTAAGTGACAAAGAAGTTGTAGAAAACATTGTCTCTCTAGTGGCTGCTGGATATATCTCTACTTCCCTTGTATCAATGTGGGCTATATATCTTCTTGACAAGTATCCAATTGTGTTAAAAAAGCTAAGGGTATGCtaaattttgattattatagTTTTGTTTATATGCAATTGTGGCAAAAATTACGGTTGCATTTGTctcgattttattaaaaaaagttgaaataacGATAAAAATGAGACAAAAAATAAGTCTATCTCTAACATTTTTGTTAAATGTTAGAGTTGCAATTTTTCTCTAATTTGttgattatatatgttttttagcCTAAAATTGCATTCGTCTAAAGATCGCAACGACGATTTTAAGCTTTGTTATAACATCGGTTATTAAGTTTAactttctttatttttgtttgcaaTTGTAGGAAGAGAACATGgctttgaaaaagaaaagtccAGAGGATTTTATTACACCTAAAGATATTTCCAATTTAAAATACACAAACAAGGTATTTCATTTGTTAAGTACTAAGGTTTTGCAAAACTTTTGTATGTAGTGCAAAACTTTAGTttcattataaattaatttgaacacAGGTCGTTGAAGAAGTGATAAGAATGGCCAATGTTGCTGCTTGTGCTTTCAGAAAATCTGACACTGAAGTCAATTATAAAGGTAAATAGTTGTAGTTTTTGAGAAAGTTCTCTTgtctcattttttttcatttaagattatacattttttttccagattATTTATACTCATTATTtaaaaagggtcatgctaacatgtgtcattaagacacatgttaagacTACTTTAAATAGTAATTTTATCTTGAAAAATACAATGTTTGACTTTTAAAAGTATgaaatgcacaagtttcaatACCAAATTCCTTTTAATGGTACACTAACAAGTTTTCCTATATTTATACCACAATTGTTTTTTTAGGTTACAAGATACCAAAGGGATGGAATGTAATTCTCATGTTTCGTTATCTCCATACAAATTCAGAAAACTTCAAGGATCCAACGTGTTTTAATCCTGATCGATGGGATGTGCGTATCGTgactctttaatttgttttcattttttgtattttattatcTTCTTTCATAAGAAAGTGATTTCAATCAGAAGATTAATAAATTTagacaataattattttaatcagCACGATTTTTAACTCAAATtctttcaaataatttatttctaaCTGAAGATCACCATAATATTAATGTCATATATgctagttaatttttttttcccaaactATTTTCTTGTGATAATAATGTTTATATATGAATTCTTAATTAGGAGCCAGCAAAGGCCGGATCATACCAACCATTTGGTGGTGGACAAAGACTATGCCCCGGAAACACACTTGCAAGAATGCAACTTGCACTTCTGCTTCATCATCTGTCTATAGGATACAAGTAATGTTTGATCAGTGTCTTATAACTTTGTTACATTCAAGGTAGAAAACTTCAAGCTAcgatctaattttttttatatttaaatttaatgcaGGTGGGAGCTCATTAATCCAGATGCAAATATAGGTTATCTTTCACATCCTGCTCCGATTGATGGGGTCGAGGTTAAGTTCAGCACATTGTgaagaaaaattatgaaatatggATTGTTTGCCAATTTGACCATATGTACTCAAACAATcatttttcctttctatttGTAGAATTGTAGACAATGAACATGCTGATATTAAGCCTTTATATTTGTTAGTTTTTTTGTCATCAGTATCCGACCTACTGAATCGCATAATCTAGTTCGAtggtcagttttgacatcaaatgatttcaacCCCTTCGATCGCAATCGTGGAAGATCGAATTGTGATCCTTATGTTTGTTATAGTAGTTGCTACTATTGTTCTTACTATTTTACTTACGACTAGTGCGAAATTAGGGAGACACGTGTTTGTCCTCATTTCTGTTACGCTTAATGTATTGTGCTTTATCACTTATTGTATTTATTGTGTGATTTTCgtttcaatttaaaatataacataaaatcaaatattattaatattgttttgtGATCTTGATTTGTCTTAATAaggaaaaacaaatataaaaataaaacctgTATATTTTGGTCTTGCAGTTGAAATGAATCTGCTAACAAAACAATGGAGTGCATATTATCAACTTTTCCATATAATTTGTAATTTCAAGTAAGTGTAAAATTTAaagtgagattttttttttttattagtttggAAACAAAGTAGCAACTCTATCCACCACTAAAGCAGAGTTTATTGCAGTTGCATTGCATCTTGTGTTTGTCAAGGACTTTTTCTCATAAAGAACTATTGATAAGTTTGGAAACTCACATGAAATGTACATCTATTGTGGTGTATTGTGATAATATAGTTCTTCATGGTAGAAATAAATATATAGATGTGGGATTTTATTTTCTACATAACCTTATAAGAGAGGGAGTAAATCACAAATTTTTGAAGTGGGATAAATTGGGCCCTACATAAATTGATAAACTGTCTTCAAGCTCGAAGTTTAGTGAAGGGATGATTTGTTGGGTTTATTGTCTTATTGTAATGTAGTAAATGATTAGGAGATTTTCTTCTGTTACTCTACTTATTTTCTCGCGCGctttacaaaattatcaaaatactcTCGTATGCTAGCTATTTAAGTAtcagacgttataaaaatgagaaaatttctTTTTAGGAGGGTGTTTTTCTCAATGTGAACGCCAAAGCACTTTAGCGTCAAAATTAGTGTCTAAAAATTTGAGGACAGTAAAAGCTTTGATGCTAAACACTAGCGTCCATGTTGACGTTAATTGGTGTTTACTGTTATGGACGCTAAAACCGAAGCTACAATATACTAACGCTAATTAGCATTAGTAGTTGCTGAtgctaaaaaattaaatatgaaatcgGTTAAAACTTCAACCAATTTAAAAGGTCAATGCGTGGATGTTCATGTTGTAAATGAAGGTAATTTCCTCTCTTGATCACCAATGAGaggagagctctatttataTAGATAAAAGTCAATACAATCGAATGAATGCAATGAGATAATTCCTATATAGTTACATCAATGCTAATCAAAACAAATCCCTAATTGTAGCTCATATAATTACAACACAGTAAGCAATCACTTGATTATAGGTATTACAATAAATtgacaaaatcaaattaatgtGAGATGGCTGGTCTAAACACATGTTAGgtagatgttttttttttctctcaaatttcacgatttttataatgtctgctacttaagtagcggatgtccTAAAAATCTTGAATTTCATGTAGGGTgctttttttctcaaaatttttcatttttataacgtccgttGCTTAAATAGCggaagggtaaaaatgaaaacttgTAGGACGCGCAAGAAATTGGTAAGgtgacaaaagaaaatctctATAGTTAGTGAGTTAGAAGGAATTATATTAGcttagggaaaaaaaattctccTTATATATTCTTAAAAACCCTCAATTTGTTTTGCCAAATTTACActcttagtgtatgtttggtttcaattctggagcatccagaattgattctggacgtgtagaattgattctgacttgtttggtttctcaaaagtagaattgattctgcctccagaattaattctacttgaagctagaaatcgtagcttctgattctagaattgatttttacactcaaattttttgttcaactcactttttcatgaatatatccaaacataaaccacttcagcttaaaatcaattttggccagaatcaattttacagaatcaattctgccaaaatcaattctctccgccgcagaaccaaacacacgcttagAGATTACACAATTTGAACAAGGTTTATTTTGATTATCCAAGACGtgtaaaacaaattttttaaaaaagttcaaGTCAAATACACTTTTAGATTGACTAATTAGAAAGTGTTAAGACTCTTAATTAAAATGTACATTAAGGTTGCTAATCTAGAGGCACTGTGTATAAGAATAAATCACACATTCATTTTCAATCACAACTCGTTGTATCCACGCATTGATGAAGGATGAAGAGCGCTTTGCagtcttttttctttaattctttGAATGCAAATCTTTGTGCATCTATCGTCGCATTGTTGCCAAAGTTTTCGAGAGTTCGGTTGTGATGATCTCCCATACATACTGATATCCAAAAATACCTTCATTTGAGTACAAAGTTTTTCGGAATTCTTCCCATTGACACATCCAAAACATTTTGTTTTCTCAGGATCAGAACCTAGCTCGCCCTCTGATGCCAATTCTATTGCATTATGATCAAGAGTTCACACACTTgagaaaaataatgaatgaaATGTGAAGAAAAGGAGAGAGTAAAATTCAATGATTCAATGCTTGTTTATTTCACACTAATCAAGGAGCTTTTATATATACAAGCAATACACACGAGTCCTTTTGTTTTTAACggcaaaaatattattattaataaccgATCTCTTCTCAAGACAAACAGAGGTTGAAAAAAGCGGAACTATAAAACAAAGACGTCATATATAAGCAGAACACCAATGAAAAAAGCCAAAAACAGACACCACCTAATTGAGGTACACTTCTAATCCCATTTTTAGAAGGACATTTCTCATCCTCCAGAGCACCAAAAAAGACCATCAACCCAACCCATAAAAATGTCACTAGACTCTAACTCAACATCAATAAACACTCAAAAAAAGAATCCTACAAATCTCAACAAATTTATAAACGGTCAGAGAATCCCGTATTGTAGAAAACCAATCACACACTAACTCTATGAAAGTCCCATGCATATTGGTTAGCTCACTAAAACAATTTTAACTAACAAAACTAACTTGTTAACTAACTCTATGAAACTAACTTTTGAATTAGCTAGATGGATTGTGTTAGGGTTCAAAAGCAGAACTGATTAAGGGGAAGAATCTATGGAAATTATATCataattgatataggttttttacCCATACCTGGGTAGGTTTTTACCTTACTTGATATGGATATTTTTTGCGGATACTTATTAAATATGAGTCCAATTGTCATCCTTTTCTGCAAtttaattaacttttaatttaagaTATAATAATGTCCACCCTTAATAATGATAAtgaaagcatttttttttactaatgtccTCCCTCAGTAATGTCCTCCCTTAGTAAAGCATTATTGTGGATAGAATACAATAAGATAATAAGATATTTGTTTGTTTCCAATTGTCTTTTTGTCAAATAAAGAAAGTAGGTTCAATATATTTGTTTGCAAGTAACCCTAGGCTAAACGAATAAACGATTAAGAATCTTACCTAAAACAAATGAGTACTATTGTTATAAATATATTCATGACATGTAAATTAATTCATAAACACAGTGAGAATTATATTACAATGGATGTAATTTATATAGGATGGTTTGGTCTAGTAATTGGGTTTGTGTTATGGTGGTGGAATGAGTATTGGTATGTTGTTCCTCTCAAGTTTAAATGCTCAAAATCAGCTACAAAATTGCCACCAGGTCACTTGGG
This portion of the Trifolium pratense cultivar HEN17-A07 linkage group LG3, ARS_RC_1.1, whole genome shotgun sequence genome encodes:
- the LOC123916161 gene encoding ent-kaurenoic acid oxidase 1-like, with amino-acid sequence MDTIYLGWFGLVIGFVLWWWNEYWYVFPLKYQCSKSATKLPPGHMGFPFIGEMISFLWYFKIVRRPDDFINAKRRKYGDGDGMFRTHLFGVPSIIVYNASVHKYVLHKEDIFKADWPTIELMGRTSMAAVHGKAHTRVRSFVTNAINRPEALNRIAAHVQPRMVIALQSWAQSGKINARFETQKLTFDNIGKLFMSMEPGPLLQSMDKLYQALLLGVRAYPINIPGFAYHRALQCRKKLEHIFWMELDKRKNKNKVETIDIMDGLIQIEDGESDKLSDKEVVENIVSLVAAGYISTSLVSMWAIYLLDKYPIVLKKLREENMALKKKSPEDFITPKDISNLKYTNKVVEEVIRMANVAACAFRKSDTEVNYKGYKIPKGWNVILMFRYLHTNSENFKDPTCFNPDRWDEPAKAGSYQPFGGGQRLCPGNTLARMQLALLLHHLSIGYKWELINPDANIGYLSHPAPIDGVEVKFSTL